From a single Sporosarcina oncorhynchi genomic region:
- the rsfS gene encoding ribosome silencing factor, whose product MPTLLETAYQAVDEKKGQDIVVLNMEGVSLIADQFIICHANSERQVQAIAREVADKASKNEFEVKRVEGLDNGRWVLVDLGDVVVHVFHKDERGYYNLERLWGDAPFLNMADKQ is encoded by the coding sequence ATGCCAACATTATTAGAAACAGCTTATCAGGCAGTAGATGAAAAAAAGGGGCAAGACATCGTTGTATTAAATATGGAAGGTGTTTCGCTTATCGCAGACCAATTCATCATTTGTCATGCTAACTCGGAACGTCAAGTCCAAGCAATTGCACGTGAAGTGGCGGACAAAGCTTCAAAAAATGAATTCGAAGTGAAGAGAGTAGAAGGATTGGATAATGGAAGATGGGTGCTAGTAGACCTTGGAGACGTCGTTGTTCATGTATTCCACAAAGACGAGCGTGGATATTACAATCTTGAGAGACTTTGGGGAGACGCTCCGTTTCTTAATATGGCCGACAAGCAATGA
- a CDS encoding class I SAM-dependent DNA methyltransferase: MKEAYTDFALVYDELMTDIPYDSYVELIGLATGELNGKQILDVGCGTGLLSVKLARKGANVTAIDLSSDMLAVAEKRARDLALPIRFIEQPMQEIQGEEKYDVAVIAIDSLNYLQEREDVLETFKGIHSALKPGGKLLFDVHSTFKTDTIFLEGPFTFDNGRIAYIWETEEGDTEHSVYSELAFFIREDNGLYRRFDESHAQRTYHVYEYVDMLREAGFTIERIFADWEDEPPAEESERIFYQVYK; encoded by the coding sequence ATGAAAGAAGCTTATACGGATTTCGCACTTGTCTATGATGAATTGATGACTGACATTCCGTATGACAGTTATGTAGAACTAATCGGCTTGGCAACAGGTGAATTGAATGGCAAGCAGATTTTGGATGTTGGCTGCGGAACGGGGTTGTTGTCAGTGAAATTGGCCCGTAAAGGAGCCAATGTCACTGCAATCGATCTCTCATCTGATATGCTGGCAGTCGCAGAAAAACGTGCGCGTGATTTGGCATTGCCAATTCGTTTTATAGAACAACCGATGCAGGAAATACAAGGAGAAGAAAAATATGACGTTGCAGTCATAGCGATCGACTCCTTGAATTATCTTCAAGAACGGGAAGACGTCCTGGAGACTTTTAAAGGAATTCATTCAGCATTGAAACCCGGTGGAAAGCTGTTGTTCGACGTGCATTCTACATTCAAGACAGATACGATTTTTTTGGAAGGTCCTTTTACATTCGACAACGGACGCATTGCATACATATGGGAAACAGAAGAAGGTGACACGGAGCATTCCGTATATTCTGAACTGGCTTTTTTCATCCGTGAGGACAATGGGCTGTACCGTCGATTTGATGAAAGTCATGCTCAACGGACATATCACGTCTATGAATACGTCGATATGTTGCGTGAAGCTGGTTTTACAATTGAGCGGATTTTCGCTGATTGGGAAGATGAGCCACCTGCCGAAGAAAGTGAAAGAATATTTTATCAAGTTTATAAATGA
- a CDS encoding helix-hairpin-helix domain-containing protein, with product MKTLFRKLAFLKWRKIITPIAAIAVLSVILFFPRGQADSQLTVASGSSPFFEVEEEVAKTEEEPYSAVIPTAPAPIVVDVQGAVLHPGVYSLKEGDRLIDAIHAAGGYLADANSRMLNHAMKLTDEFYVYVPLEGEEVSQPGFTTSITGIMEKQTTDGKVNINLAELQELMTIPGIGPSKAAAIIQYRDENGSFTSTDALMDVSGIGQKTFEKLASFVTVD from the coding sequence GTGAAAACACTGTTTCGTAAGTTGGCATTTTTAAAATGGCGTAAGATCATCACCCCTATCGCAGCAATCGCTGTACTATCCGTTATTTTGTTCTTTCCCCGAGGACAAGCTGACAGTCAATTGACTGTGGCAAGCGGATCATCCCCATTTTTTGAAGTTGAAGAAGAAGTTGCTAAGACCGAAGAAGAACCTTACAGTGCCGTTATTCCGACAGCACCTGCACCGATTGTAGTCGATGTGCAAGGAGCTGTATTGCATCCCGGCGTCTATTCATTAAAAGAAGGCGATCGTCTGATTGATGCTATCCATGCCGCTGGAGGTTACTTGGCTGATGCAAATTCCCGTATGCTTAATCATGCGATGAAATTGACGGACGAGTTTTATGTTTATGTTCCCTTGGAAGGCGAAGAAGTGAGTCAGCCGGGATTTACGACCTCCATAACAGGAATAATGGAAAAGCAAACAACCGATGGAAAAGTGAATATCAATCTGGCTGAGTTGCAAGAATTGATGACAATACCGGGTATCGGTCCGTCAAAAGCTGCTGCAATCATCCAATACCGAGATGAAAACGGTTCATTTACATCAACAGATGCGTTAATGGACGTATCAGGCATTGGGCAAAAGACATTTGAAAAGTTGGCGTCTTTTGTAACGGTAGACTAA
- a CDS encoding ComE operon protein 2 translates to MERITWDQFFMAQCHLLAVRSTCTRLAVGATIVRDNRIIAGGYNGSISGGDHCIDHGCYVVGNHCVRTIHAEMNALLQCAKYGSPVEGASLYVTHFPCLQCSKAIIQAGIRKVNYATNYKNDEYAIQLFEQSGVEVRHIPFDEREVDFTKDGKIELITELLNKMESLGAPSDELIPFKRRVEELFGDLSGKSV, encoded by the coding sequence ATGGAGCGTATTACATGGGATCAGTTTTTCATGGCGCAATGCCATCTGTTGGCAGTCAGAAGTACATGTACAAGACTTGCTGTCGGTGCAACTATCGTTCGAGATAATAGAATTATAGCTGGCGGCTATAACGGGTCCATTTCCGGTGGCGATCATTGTATCGATCACGGATGTTATGTCGTAGGAAATCATTGTGTGCGTACAATCCACGCAGAGATGAATGCATTGCTACAATGTGCGAAATATGGCAGTCCTGTTGAAGGAGCTTCACTTTATGTCACTCATTTTCCTTGTTTGCAATGTTCTAAGGCGATCATTCAGGCAGGCATTAGGAAAGTTAATTATGCGACTAATTATAAGAATGATGAATACGCCATTCAATTGTTCGAGCAATCCGGCGTGGAAGTAAGACATATTCCTTTTGATGAAAGGGAAGTGGACTTCACGAAAGACGGAAAAATCGAGTTAATTACTGAACTGCTGAACAAGATGGAAAGTTTGGGTGCGCCATCTGACGAATTGATTCCCTTTAAAAGAAGGGTGGAAGAACTATTCGGAGATTTATCGGGCAAGTCCGTTTAA
- a CDS encoding DNA internalization-related competence protein ComEC/Rec2 — translation MDLTWLDNVKIDGGSMKGFAKDTSGATVYAVYKFDSERQKKSFQEAHIPSYTFTLKGHFGELQPAAHEYSFSMERYVKMNGAIGIFESESILDSQSKFSLRALLSKQRWQVKQHIRKTFPESLIVEAEALLIGDRSGMDEELATSYRTLGITHLFAISGLHVGLLTFFLRSVLMRLSIRVETIDTLLIILLPFYALLAGGAPSVWRAVSLTILILLTASGKLRLRTDDALALSAIGFIFMQPFIVFQPGFQLSYLAAFSLIFSSKILANTSSALGLSFVVTTITQLALYPVLLFHFYELSLSSFIVNLLYVPLYSIIILPANILLLLLTFGMPAIADVIFAIYEPLRSWIAVFTAWLSSLPYQMWVPGRPSGYLSALAVSGVLVFFICLERGQKPIRAFLFVLVPAVFIQLTPFMERDLRVTFLDVGQGDAIVIELPYRRGVYLFDTGGVVRWGEVNWRTPEREFEVGRKIVVPFLKGRGITTIDKMILSHADSDHIEAADEILDELTVKEIHIAPNSEKEKTMQDIVRIAGEMNIPMLSITEGVSWSIGSVDFHYIAPTAGKYNGNESSLVLFINTDGPSFLLTGDLELDGEKRVVKKYAGTDWGELILKAGHHGSRTSSSDGFIRELEPSLAILSYGRKNRYGHPHEEVMDTFKKYEIPTIATADVGSITVIVSKKGYTIVPTQIEKTEMAIP, via the coding sequence TTGGACCTCACATGGTTGGATAACGTCAAAATCGACGGAGGGTCGATGAAAGGATTTGCGAAGGACACTTCAGGTGCAACCGTATACGCTGTATACAAGTTTGATAGTGAACGACAGAAAAAAAGCTTCCAAGAAGCCCATATACCTTCCTATACCTTTACGTTGAAAGGGCATTTTGGTGAACTTCAGCCTGCAGCACATGAATATTCATTTTCCATGGAACGGTATGTAAAGATGAATGGAGCAATCGGAATATTCGAGTCGGAAAGCATACTAGATAGCCAAAGTAAATTCAGTTTGCGAGCGCTTTTATCGAAACAGAGATGGCAAGTGAAGCAGCATATTCGAAAGACATTTCCGGAATCGCTCATTGTAGAAGCGGAGGCTTTGCTCATTGGTGACCGAAGTGGGATGGATGAAGAATTGGCGACCAGTTACAGAACGCTTGGCATTACACATTTGTTCGCAATCTCCGGTTTACATGTCGGATTGTTAACGTTTTTTTTGCGTTCCGTTCTTATGCGTTTGTCTATTCGAGTAGAAACTATAGATACACTTCTGATCATTCTATTGCCTTTCTACGCCCTTTTGGCGGGAGGGGCACCATCTGTCTGGAGAGCGGTTTCATTGACGATTCTCATCCTGCTTACGGCTTCTGGAAAGTTGAGATTGAGAACAGATGACGCTCTTGCGCTCAGTGCAATCGGATTCATCTTCATGCAGCCGTTCATTGTCTTCCAACCGGGCTTTCAATTATCATATCTAGCAGCTTTTTCATTAATCTTTTCTTCGAAGATATTGGCGAACACCTCATCAGCGCTTGGCCTATCTTTTGTTGTGACTACAATCACTCAGTTGGCGTTATATCCCGTTCTACTCTTTCACTTTTATGAACTGTCACTCTCATCATTCATCGTAAATCTTCTGTACGTCCCGTTATATTCGATCATCATCTTACCTGCTAATATTCTGTTGCTGCTTTTGACTTTTGGGATGCCTGCGATTGCTGATGTCATATTTGCCATCTACGAACCGTTGCGGAGTTGGATTGCTGTCTTCACTGCGTGGCTGTCTTCGCTTCCGTATCAGATGTGGGTGCCAGGAAGGCCGTCAGGATATCTGTCCGCCTTGGCGGTTTCAGGAGTGTTGGTGTTCTTCATTTGCCTGGAACGCGGACAGAAGCCAATAAGAGCTTTTCTATTCGTTCTAGTTCCTGCTGTTTTCATCCAACTTACACCTTTTATGGAACGTGATCTAAGAGTGACGTTTCTTGATGTTGGACAGGGGGATGCAATTGTCATCGAATTGCCTTACCGAAGAGGTGTGTACTTGTTTGATACCGGTGGGGTTGTCAGATGGGGGGAAGTTAACTGGCGCACGCCGGAGAGGGAATTCGAAGTGGGCAGGAAAATCGTAGTACCATTTTTGAAAGGTAGAGGGATTACGACAATTGATAAAATGATCCTCTCGCACGCGGACAGTGATCATATCGAAGCGGCGGATGAAATACTGGATGAACTTACAGTCAAAGAAATCCATATAGCACCTAATAGTGAAAAGGAAAAGACGATGCAAGATATCGTCAGAATTGCGGGCGAAATGAACATACCGATGCTGTCAATAACTGAAGGAGTAAGCTGGTCAATCGGTTCTGTTGATTTTCATTATATTGCACCTACAGCTGGGAAGTACAATGGAAATGAAAGTTCCCTTGTATTGTTCATAAACACAGACGGACCTTCGTTTTTATTGACAGGAGACTTGGAGTTAGATGGGGAGAAGCGGGTGGTGAAAAAATATGCAGGAACTGATTGGGGAGAACTTATTTTAAAAGCAGGACATCATGGAAGCAGGACATCAAGTTCGGATGGGTTTATACGTGAACTGGAGCCCTCGTTGGCGATTTTGTCATACGGCAGGAAAAACCGTTACGGCCACCCGCATGAAGAAGTGATGGACACTTTTAAAAAATATGAAATTCCAACAATCGCAACGGCAGATGTCGGTTCGATTACGGTCATCGTATCGAAAAAAGGATATACAATTGTCCCTACACAAATAGAAAAGACGGAAATGGCTATTCCGTAG
- a CDS encoding YqzM family protein: MNEFEHDVQSKRNDLIDSGVGFVVAFVAFSAIFVIATIIDVVAF, encoded by the coding sequence ATGAATGAGTTTGAACATGACGTACAGTCTAAACGCAATGATCTTATAGATTCAGGTGTTGGCTTTGTTGTAGCTTTTGTTGCTTTTTCTGCAATTTTCGTTATTGCTACAATCATAGACGTCGTCGCATTTTAA
- the holA gene encoding DNA polymerase III subunit delta, whose translation MLVNAIWKKINEGDIAPVYLLTGTEQFLMDMTIKRLIKALPDTDADTVIRFDLEETPIEAVIEEADTLPFLEERKLIIANNASFLKASDKSKEKVVHNIAMLETWLDNPSPTAVLVFVAPYEKLDGRKKITKTLQQKTVVVETNALTGRDLTTWVQQEASTNGVKINAETAQILVDYTGDSLLSLSSELSKITMYMNGAGEVTKELIELLVPRMPEMDVFRLTDAYMTGNVKETIKIYHDLLRNGEEPIMLTSLIAGQIRLMIHVSTLVKKGYQQQQIAKTLSVHPYRVKLIMENRRIPNMERLLLILKKLAHIDHQLKTTSGKRERVLEIFFMEPMR comes from the coding sequence ATGTTGGTGAATGCAATCTGGAAGAAGATTAATGAGGGCGATATCGCGCCAGTCTATTTATTGACGGGGACAGAACAGTTCTTGATGGATATGACAATCAAACGGCTAATCAAAGCACTTCCGGATACGGATGCAGATACAGTCATCAGATTTGACCTTGAAGAAACACCGATTGAAGCCGTGATCGAGGAAGCCGATACGCTGCCTTTTCTTGAAGAGCGAAAGCTGATTATCGCGAATAACGCTTCTTTTTTAAAAGCGTCCGATAAATCTAAAGAAAAAGTTGTACATAATATAGCTATGCTGGAAACGTGGCTTGATAATCCATCACCGACAGCTGTTCTTGTTTTCGTGGCACCTTATGAGAAGCTGGACGGACGGAAAAAAATCACGAAAACGTTGCAGCAAAAAACGGTTGTCGTGGAAACAAACGCTTTGACAGGAAGAGACTTAACAACTTGGGTACAACAGGAAGCGAGTACAAATGGCGTAAAAATAAACGCTGAAACTGCACAGATACTTGTAGATTACACAGGGGACAGTTTGCTCTCCTTATCATCCGAACTGTCTAAAATAACGATGTATATGAACGGTGCGGGAGAGGTTACGAAAGAATTAATTGAACTATTAGTACCACGCATGCCTGAGATGGATGTTTTTCGGTTGACGGATGCCTATATGACAGGAAACGTCAAAGAGACGATTAAGATTTATCATGACTTATTGCGAAATGGCGAAGAGCCCATCATGCTCACATCCCTCATTGCAGGTCAGATTCGCCTGATGATTCACGTCTCTACGTTAGTGAAAAAAGGGTATCAGCAACAACAAATCGCCAAAACATTGAGCGTGCATCCCTATCGTGTGAAGCTAATTATGGAAAATCGCCGTATCCCTAATATGGAAAGGCTTTTACTTATCCTGAAGAAGCTTGCGCATATCGACCATCAATTAAAAACAACGAGCGGGAAAAGAGAACGTGTCCTTGAAATATTCTTCATGGAACCGATGCGTTAA
- the rpsT gene encoding 30S ribosomal protein S20, whose product MPNIKGAIKRVKQSEAANVQNSHVKATMRTAVRKADNALVNKEENAGELLKSAVKHLDTAARKGLIHKNTAARQKARLTKKAL is encoded by the coding sequence ATGCCAAACATCAAAGGTGCTATCAAGCGCGTTAAGCAAAGTGAAGCTGCTAACGTACAAAACTCACACGTCAAAGCTACAATGCGTACTGCTGTACGTAAAGCTGACAACGCTCTCGTTAACAAAGAAGAGAACGCAGGTGAACTTTTGAAATCTGCAGTTAAACATTTGGACACGGCTGCTCGTAAAGGTCTAATCCACAAAAACACAGCTGCTCGTCAAAAAGCTCGTCTTACTAAAAAGGCGCTATAA
- the gpr gene encoding GPR endopeptidase, translated as MEKYDFYRTDLLVEHEEMVKHRTEQEKKTLEESEGIWFDEKRTGRVIVTSVKIAPEGEERIGKKRGTYLTLTVPTLSPTDLEGLEELSKVMKSKLLEMTSHVKNLKGGKILLIGLGNREVTPDAIGPLTMDRLKEVVPHYYSDEGSRLFVYAPGVTIQTGLETAHFVQAMTKEIKPDLLIVVDALAARDSSRLCKTIQMTDTGIHPGSGVGNSRKEVSEETLGVPVIAIGIPTVVDGPVLIADAINTLFSYIGSKIKEESHPSSRLSVTPWLRSDDKETDPAHLIPIFGDWASWPHEERVQLFEEVLANHELNTFISPKEIDSWVYQYADVLSRTLTEWIEEI; from the coding sequence ATGGAAAAATACGATTTTTACCGCACCGATCTGCTCGTTGAACACGAAGAGATGGTGAAACACAGGACTGAACAGGAAAAGAAGACGTTAGAAGAATCGGAGGGGATATGGTTCGACGAAAAAAGAACAGGTCGTGTTATTGTGACCTCCGTCAAAATAGCTCCGGAGGGTGAAGAGAGAATTGGGAAAAAAAGAGGAACTTATTTGACGTTGACAGTTCCGACATTATCACCAACAGATTTAGAAGGTTTGGAAGAACTTTCAAAAGTGATGAAAAGCAAACTGTTGGAGATGACATCCCACGTAAAGAATTTAAAAGGCGGTAAGATTCTTCTAATTGGTCTAGGTAACCGCGAAGTGACACCCGATGCGATTGGACCACTGACGATGGATCGCCTGAAGGAAGTCGTCCCGCATTATTATTCAGACGAAGGGAGCCGGTTATTCGTCTATGCGCCAGGTGTGACTATTCAAACAGGTCTTGAAACCGCTCATTTCGTCCAGGCGATGACGAAAGAAATTAAACCTGATTTATTGATTGTTGTAGATGCTCTTGCTGCGAGAGACAGTTCCAGGCTTTGTAAAACAATTCAAATGACCGACACAGGAATACACCCGGGATCTGGTGTTGGAAACAGCCGTAAAGAGGTTTCCGAAGAGACGCTTGGGGTTCCTGTTATTGCAATCGGCATTCCGACTGTCGTGGACGGCCCTGTGCTGATTGCGGACGCCATCAACACGTTATTTAGTTATATTGGATCGAAAATTAAAGAAGAGAGCCATCCCTCATCAAGACTTTCCGTCACGCCGTGGTTACGGTCGGATGATAAGGAAACAGATCCGGCCCACCTTATACCGATATTTGGAGATTGGGCTTCTTGGCCGCATGAGGAGCGTGTTCAATTATTTGAAGAAGTACTTGCAAACCATGAACTTAATACGTTCATTTCACCTAAAGAAATCGATTCATGGGTCTATCAATATGCGGATGTGTTATCGCGTACATTAACCGAGTGGATCGAAGAGATTTAA
- the spoIIP gene encoding stage II sporulation protein P has protein sequence MKKNLQIWSVVILVLFLFPVIIQFIPEESKISNSKIIKENALIVYASNIVEEDIPEEEVEPELEIQTEPEQKIGSLLLYFTHSTEAYQPITKSVDGKIAVSNHQTENVMKMGDKLKAQLDMYGVETDTLKKAVPYVRAYRDMRPYVKKRISEKDYDLIIDVHRDSVGPDKTTIVHGSERYAKVAFVVGTDNPNYKKNEAMTNRLKTEMEKRIPGITRNVIPKGGAGVDGKYNQDLHPNIILLELGGIGNTEDELNRTIAVIAESVKEMLEQMKEK, from the coding sequence TTGAAAAAAAACTTGCAAATATGGTCTGTAGTTATACTCGTTCTTTTCCTTTTCCCGGTTATTATTCAATTCATACCGGAAGAATCCAAAATCTCCAATTCGAAAATCATCAAAGAGAATGCGCTCATTGTCTACGCCTCGAATATTGTGGAGGAAGACATACCGGAAGAGGAAGTGGAACCAGAATTGGAAATCCAAACCGAACCGGAACAGAAAATCGGAAGCCTGCTGCTATACTTCACCCATTCGACAGAAGCCTATCAACCGATCACGAAGAGTGTAGACGGTAAGATAGCAGTTTCTAATCATCAAACCGAAAATGTTATGAAGATGGGTGACAAATTAAAGGCACAACTTGACATGTACGGCGTGGAGACCGATACACTAAAAAAAGCCGTTCCTTATGTTCGTGCTTATCGCGATATGAGACCGTATGTGAAAAAGAGGATTTCTGAAAAGGACTATGATCTGATTATTGATGTCCACCGTGATTCCGTAGGCCCTGATAAAACGACAATCGTACATGGATCCGAACGGTACGCGAAAGTGGCATTTGTAGTAGGAACCGATAATCCCAACTATAAAAAGAACGAAGCTATGACAAACCGGCTGAAAACGGAAATGGAAAAGCGAATACCGGGTATTACAAGAAATGTTATTCCTAAAGGTGGAGCAGGCGTGGATGGTAAGTACAATCAAGACCTTCACCCAAATATAATTCTTCTGGAATTAGGCGGTATCGGCAATACGGAAGATGAACTGAATCGGACTATCGCCGTCATCGCTGAATCGGTAAAAGAAATGTTAGAACAAATGAAAGAGAAGTGA
- the lepA gene encoding translation elongation factor 4 — protein sequence MNHEERMARQKNIRNFSIIAHIDHGKSTLADRLLEKTETVTSRDLKSQTLDSMDIERERGITIKLNAVQLKYKAKNGEDYTFHLIDTPGHVDFTYEVSRSLAACEGAILVVDAAQGIEAQTLANVYLALDNDLEILPVINKIDLPAADPDKVKQEIEDVIGLDASEAVHASAKAGIGIEEILEQIVEKVPAPTGDPQAPLKALIFDSHYDQYKGVIVNIRIVEGTVKPGDKIRMMATGKEFEVLETGVFTPTISLRDELSVGDVGFLSAAIKNVGDTRVGDTITTVKNSADAPLPGYRRMNPMVFCGLYPIDSSRYVDLREALEKLELNDSALEYEAETSQALGFGYRCGFLGLLHMEIIQERIEREFKIDLITTAPSVIYNVVLTDGTQLKVDNPSMMPDAQKIDHVEEPYVKASIMVPNDYVGSVMELCQQKRGNFMTMDYLDSSRVNIIYELPLAEIVYDFFDQLKSSTKGYASLDYELIGYKESKLVKMDILLNSENVDALSFIVHRDFSYERGKAIVEKLRKLIPRQQFEVPVQAAIGQKIVARSTIKSIGKNVLAKCYGGDISRKRKLLDKQKEGKKRMKQVGSVEVPQEAFMAVLKMDEE from the coding sequence ATGAATCATGAAGAAAGAATGGCACGCCAAAAAAACATAAGAAACTTCTCAATTATTGCCCATATCGACCACGGTAAATCGACGCTGGCCGATCGCTTATTGGAGAAGACCGAAACAGTTACATCACGTGATTTGAAATCACAGACATTGGATTCGATGGATATTGAACGTGAACGCGGAATCACCATCAAGTTGAACGCAGTGCAATTGAAGTACAAAGCAAAGAATGGTGAAGATTATACATTCCATCTCATCGACACGCCAGGGCACGTCGACTTCACCTATGAAGTTTCACGTAGTCTTGCTGCATGTGAAGGGGCAATCCTTGTAGTGGATGCTGCACAAGGTATCGAAGCTCAGACACTGGCTAACGTCTATTTGGCGCTGGATAATGATCTTGAAATCCTTCCTGTTATTAATAAAATTGACTTACCTGCAGCTGACCCGGATAAAGTGAAGCAAGAGATTGAGGACGTCATCGGCCTTGATGCGTCTGAAGCTGTTCATGCTTCTGCGAAAGCCGGAATCGGCATCGAGGAAATCCTAGAACAAATTGTCGAGAAAGTGCCGGCACCAACGGGAGATCCGCAAGCACCGCTTAAAGCGCTAATTTTTGACTCCCATTACGATCAGTACAAAGGTGTCATCGTCAATATCCGTATCGTTGAAGGGACAGTTAAACCTGGAGACAAAATTCGGATGATGGCAACAGGCAAAGAGTTCGAAGTGCTTGAAACAGGCGTATTTACACCGACGATTTCCTTAAGGGACGAACTGTCCGTTGGAGACGTAGGGTTTTTATCCGCGGCGATTAAAAATGTTGGGGATACAAGAGTCGGGGATACGATAACAACTGTAAAAAATTCTGCGGATGCGCCGTTGCCTGGTTATCGTCGTATGAATCCAATGGTGTTCTGCGGTTTGTATCCAATTGATTCATCCCGATATGTTGATTTGAGAGAAGCACTTGAAAAATTGGAGTTAAATGACTCAGCTCTTGAGTATGAGGCGGAAACTTCTCAGGCATTAGGATTCGGATACCGTTGTGGGTTCCTAGGACTTCTACATATGGAGATCATTCAGGAACGGATTGAACGGGAATTTAAAATCGATTTAATTACAACAGCGCCAAGTGTAATTTACAATGTTGTATTGACAGATGGCACGCAGTTAAAAGTGGACAATCCTTCTATGATGCCTGATGCACAGAAAATCGATCATGTTGAAGAACCTTATGTCAAAGCATCAATCATGGTGCCGAATGATTATGTCGGTTCCGTGATGGAATTGTGCCAGCAGAAACGCGGAAATTTTATGACGATGGATTATCTTGACTCGTCTCGTGTCAACATCATCTATGAACTTCCCCTTGCTGAAATCGTTTATGACTTCTTCGATCAATTGAAATCAAGCACAAAAGGGTACGCATCGCTTGACTATGAATTGATTGGTTACAAAGAATCGAAACTTGTGAAGATGGATATCCTTTTGAATAGTGAAAACGTTGATGCGTTGAGCTTCATCGTCCACCGTGATTTCAGCTATGAACGCGGCAAGGCAATTGTTGAGAAATTACGTAAGCTCATTCCGCGCCAGCAGTTCGAAGTGCCGGTACAAGCTGCAATCGGACAGAAGATCGTTGCCCGTTCAACCATTAAGTCGATAGGTAAAAACGTTCTTGCGAAATGTTATGGTGGAGATATCTCACGTAAACGTAAATTGTTGGACAAGCAAAAAGAAGGTAAGAAACGCATGAAGCAAGTCGGCTCTGTTGAAGTGCCACAGGAAGCGTTCATGGCTGTCCTGAAAATGGACGAGGAATAA